A genomic window from Cystobacter ferrugineus includes:
- a CDS encoding ArsR/SmtB family transcription factor → MQSAAELENKIFQALADPSRRALFESLTRGEAAVKDLTARFDISQPAISQHLAILKDAGLVNGRREGRCVYYRVEPRGMKPLIDWISHYRAFWTERVDRLEQLLEKMDQ, encoded by the coding sequence ATGCAGAGCGCGGCCGAGCTCGAAAACAAGATCTTCCAGGCGTTGGCGGACCCCAGCCGTCGGGCGCTCTTCGAGTCGCTCACGCGTGGCGAAGCCGCGGTGAAGGACCTCACAGCGCGTTTCGACATCTCGCAGCCGGCGATCTCGCAGCACCTCGCCATCCTGAAAGACGCCGGTCTGGTGAACGGCCGGCGCGAGGGGCGCTGTGTCTACTACCGGGTGGAGCCGCGCGGGATGAAGCCACTCATCGACTGGATCTCTCACTACCGCGCCTTCTGGACGGAGCGCGTGGACCGCCTCGAACAACTGCTTGAGAAAATGGACCAATGA
- a CDS encoding SRPBCC family protein, with protein MNPTDKTDPSQTAAISFEFDLRHPPEKVWRALTIPELLNEWLLPIVQLELEPGAAFTFKAQPQPGWDGTVNCRFLEVETHKKLSYAWVVGDFIDTVVTFTLTPTASGTRLFLEQSGFKPDQKQNFGGARYGWKMMGGKLVDLLTRLS; from the coding sequence ATGAACCCCACCGACAAGACCGATCCATCACAAACTGCGGCCATCTCATTCGAGTTCGATTTGCGTCATCCGCCGGAGAAGGTGTGGCGAGCGCTGACCATCCCCGAGCTGCTCAACGAGTGGCTTCTACCCATCGTCCAGCTCGAGCTCGAACCGGGGGCCGCATTCACCTTCAAGGCGCAGCCGCAACCCGGCTGGGACGGGACCGTGAACTGCCGGTTCCTCGAGGTCGAAACGCATAAGAAACTCAGCTACGCGTGGGTCGTCGGCGACTTCATCGACACCGTCGTGACCTTCACCCTTACGCCCACGGCGTCGGGCACCCGGTTGTTCTTGGAGCAGTCGGGCTTCAAGCCTGACCAGAAGCAGAACTTCGGCGGTGCGCGCTACGGCTGGAAGATGATGGGCGGGAAGCTCGTCGACCTGCTCACGAGGCTCTCATGA